The Methanophagales archaeon genome includes a region encoding these proteins:
- a CDS encoding class I SAM-dependent methyltransferase: MNSCEWADDMIEDAEGLIKREEILKHLGLRGKHILDIGVGQLSIIAARDFNCRVTSIDISESALRDAKRDAESEGVADKITYELGDATSLRYGDASFDAVISYGALHHVEPDKRGEFVSEACRVARDKVIIAELNTVGFHRIHGSSSFKAVDLEWLKKELSSFGVLEEYIGTAMNVYVLKKSKIKSFR; this comes from the coding sequence ATGAACTCATGCGAGTGGGCAGATGATATGATAGAAGATGCAGAGGGCTTGATAAAGCGGGAAGAGATTTTAAAACACCTGGGGCTGCGTGGGAAGCATATACTTGATATAGGTGTAGGTCAGCTTTCGATAATTGCAGCTCGGGATTTCAATTGCAGGGTTACCAGCATAGATATTTCGGAATCGGCATTGAGGGATGCGAAACGGGATGCGGAATCGGAAGGAGTAGCGGATAAGATAACTTATGAGCTCGGAGATGCGACATCTCTTCGTTACGGTGATGCAAGTTTCGATGCGGTGATCAGCTATGGCGCGTTGCATCATGTAGAGCCGGATAAGCGAGGCGAGTTTGTGAGTGAAGCATGCAGAGTGGCGCGAGATAAAGTCATTATTGCGGAATTGAATACTGTGGGCTTTCACCGGATACATGGCTCCAGCAGTTTTAAAGCCGTTGATCTCGAGTGGTTGAAGAAGGAACTGAGTTCGTTTGGCGTGCTGGAAGAGTATATCGGTACGGCAATGAATGTTTATGTGTTGAAGAAGTCAAAAATAAAGTCATTCCGGTAA
- a CDS encoding HEPN domain-containing protein: MATREEYWLRQAKRDLEHARHDLEDGDYECGDKILRLRS, from the coding sequence ATGGCAACAAGAGAAGAATATTGGCTAAGACAAGCAAAGAGAGACCTGGAGCATGCCAGGCATGATCTTGAGGATGGCGATTATGAATGTGGGGATAAGATACTTCGATTAAGAAGTTAG
- a CDS encoding HAD family hydrolase gives MIEAVLFDLDGVIINSFESWYRAFNAMLKRYKREEISREDFKAKCWGPDLRHNLDAWNLGEEAGLYCIGKQLELVELIELFPDAKEVLSRIKHKFKVGLVTNTPKKNVARILEHFQLADLFDVVITGDDVHEGKPNAEMVIEACRRLKVKPENAILVGDTESDFQAGKSAGCTVIGIGTGTGVGAGAGVDTKSCVKTDIEIDMHVETLNELLSLAPLTLNR, from the coding sequence ATGATAGAAGCAGTGTTGTTCGACCTCGACGGTGTAATAATAAACTCATTTGAGAGCTGGTACCGGGCATTTAATGCGATGCTAAAGAGATACAAGAGAGAAGAGATAAGCAGAGAGGATTTTAAGGCAAAATGCTGGGGTCCGGACCTGAGGCATAACCTGGACGCGTGGAACCTTGGTGAGGAAGCCGGACTTTATTGTATAGGTAAACAACTGGAGCTGGTAGAGCTTATAGAGCTGTTCCCTGATGCAAAAGAGGTCTTGAGCCGCATAAAACATAAATTTAAGGTTGGACTGGTAACGAACACGCCGAAAAAGAACGTTGCCAGGATACTGGAGCACTTTCAGCTCGCAGACCTCTTTGATGTGGTCATCACTGGCGATGACGTGCACGAAGGTAAGCCAAATGCGGAAATGGTGATAGAGGCGTGCCGCAGACTGAAAGTGAAGCCTGAGAATGCGATACTCGTGGGTGATACCGAAAGTGACTTTCAGGCAGGCAAATCCGCTGGTTGTACTGTCATAGGAATAGGAACAGGAACAGGAGTAGGAGCAGGAGCAGGAGTGGATACGAAATCATGCGTGAAGACAGACATAGAGATAGACATGCACGTAGAGACGCTCAATGAGCTGTTGTCTCTCGCCCCTCTCACCCTGAACCGCTGA
- a CDS encoding cation:proton antiporter regulatory subunit, which produces MRISEIPEIGTKYEIESPKGDKVAVIFLTSGEIELYVLEAGAEKPSVTRLTPEEARRVGSVLTGAMLTVEREDVEVSFSEISDLRINIHVCPVTKGMVGKSIEELAIRKRTGVTIIALSRRGQSIISPPPETVFEEGDLIVVIGEREQIRACVEEILGQD; this is translated from the coding sequence ATGCGAATCTCTGAAATTCCCGAGATAGGCACTAAATATGAGATAGAAAGTCCAAAAGGCGATAAAGTAGCGGTCATATTTTTAACGTCCGGTGAGATAGAACTGTATGTATTAGAAGCGGGGGCTGAGAAGCCTTCGGTTACAAGGCTGACCCCTGAAGAAGCACGGCGTGTCGGAAGTGTTTTGACCGGAGCGATGCTCACAGTGGAGCGCGAGGACGTTGAGGTCTCGTTCTCCGAGATTTCTGACCTCAGAATAAACATCCATGTATGCCCGGTAACAAAAGGTATGGTAGGAAAGAGCATCGAGGAATTGGCTATCAGGAAGAGGACGGGCGTCACAATAATAGCTCTATCGAGAAGGGGACAGAGCATCATCAGCCCGCCACCGGAAACGGTCTTCGAGGAGGGGGACCTGATAGTGGTGATAGGTGAGCGAGAGCAGATAAGGGCATGTGTGGAGGAGATTCTGGGACAGGATTAG
- the hisH gene encoding imidazole glycerol phosphate synthase subunit HisH yields MIAIIDYGMGNLFSIYNGLKKVCNHAVLISEADIGSLREADGVIIPGVGAFDDGIRNLKPFSTELFRLVESGVPVLGICIGMQILFEESEEGEEKGLALIPGRVVRLPSYVRVPHMGWNNLHLHRHSELLEGITEADYFYFVHSYYCVPENEASIIASVEYGLQLTAVVNNSNIYGVQFHPEKSSRKGLLILDNFVHLICRS; encoded by the coding sequence ATGATTGCAATCATAGATTATGGGATGGGGAATCTATTCAGTATATACAACGGGCTGAAGAAGGTCTGTAACCATGCAGTTCTTATTAGTGAGGCTGATATTGGCAGCTTAAGAGAAGCTGATGGTGTTATTATTCCCGGTGTAGGCGCGTTTGATGATGGCATAAGGAACTTAAAGCCGTTCTCAACGGAGTTGTTTAGGCTTGTGGAATCTGGTGTTCCGGTGCTTGGGATATGTATAGGTATGCAGATCCTATTTGAAGAGAGCGAAGAGGGCGAAGAGAAGGGACTTGCACTCATCCCTGGGAGAGTGGTTCGTTTACCGTCTTACGTGCGGGTGCCACACATGGGCTGGAACAATCTGCATCTGCACCGTCACTCAGAGCTACTGGAAGGGATTACCGAAGCGGATTATTTCTATTTCGTGCATTCTTATTATTGCGTGCCTGAGAATGAAGCCAGTATAATTGCATCAGTAGAATACGGCTTACAGTTAACTGCGGTGGTGAATAATAGCAATATCTACGGCGTTCAGTTCCATCCCGAGAAGTCATCACGTAAGGGACTGCTCATACTGGACAATTTCGTACACCTCATTTGCAGATCATAG
- a CDS encoding NUDIX hydrolase: MTEEETLRSETVYRGRIIQLRVDTVSVPGGGTKRREIVVHPGAAAIVAMSGEGILMVEQYRKAVETMTLEIPAGTIEADESPEECAARELIEETGFEAATLDKLIEFFPSPGVSSEVIHIFKAGDLKRVSDPEPELTVRFVPVDSIQDMISRGELRDGKTLIGILMALR; encoded by the coding sequence ATGACAGAAGAGGAGACACTTAGGAGTGAAACGGTATATAGGGGTAGAATCATTCAACTTCGGGTTGATACCGTCTCAGTCCCTGGTGGAGGAACAAAGAGGCGAGAGATAGTAGTACATCCCGGTGCGGCGGCTATTGTGGCGATGAGTGGTGAGGGCATATTGATGGTGGAGCAGTATCGGAAAGCGGTGGAGACCATGACGCTGGAGATACCCGCGGGTACGATTGAGGCAGACGAATCGCCAGAGGAGTGTGCAGCACGTGAGTTAATAGAGGAGACGGGATTTGAGGCTGCGACGCTGGATAAGCTGATAGAGTTCTTCCCCTCGCCTGGTGTCAGTAGCGAGGTGATTCACATCTTCAAGGCTGGCGATTTGAAGAGGGTTTCAGATCCAGAGCCTGAACTTACGGTTCGGTTTGTTCCCGTGGACAGTATACAGGATATGATAAGTAGAGGTGAGTTGAGAGATGGCAAGACGCTCATAGGCATATTGATGGCACTGAGATAA
- the carA gene encoding glutamine-hydrolyzing carbamoyl-phosphate synthase small subunit has translation MKAILALEDGTVVEGVGWGAEGIALGELVFATPFTGYEEALTDPSYRGQILMLTYPLVGNYGVSGARFQSDSIKVEGFVVREMCDSPSHYRSKRGIDEFLRNEGVPAISGVDTRMLTIKTRRYGTMKACLMVEPEKETQAQTQTESGIREEAKARALELARAQPDISDLDLIERVTCKTGYRIPGNGKRVAVIDLGVKRNIIESLRKRDFDIFVFPATVKKSEIVNLEPDALLLSNGPGDPKRAKSAMSVVKELAGTIPIFGICLGLQVIALALGCDTYKLKFGHRGANQPVKDLRTARVYITAQNHGFAVDKDSMDGIVELTQINANDGTVEAFEESYLGIKCVQYHPEASPGPWDTEKIFFDELMRVGR, from the coding sequence ATGAAGGCGATCCTAGCACTTGAAGATGGAACAGTGGTGGAGGGTGTGGGCTGGGGTGCAGAGGGTATAGCACTGGGGGAACTCGTGTTTGCAACGCCTTTTACGGGCTACGAAGAGGCGCTTACTGATCCCTCGTACAGGGGGCAGATATTGATGCTCACATATCCTCTTGTTGGTAATTATGGTGTCAGCGGTGCCAGATTCCAATCAGATAGCATAAAGGTAGAGGGCTTTGTGGTCCGGGAGATGTGTGATTCTCCATCGCATTACAGGAGTAAGCGAGGTATAGATGAGTTCCTGCGGAATGAAGGTGTGCCAGCCATCAGCGGAGTGGATACGAGGATGTTAACGATAAAGACAAGGCGATACGGCACGATGAAGGCGTGTTTGATGGTTGAGCCAGAGAAAGAGACACAGGCACAGACACAGACCGAGAGTGGGATAAGGGAAGAAGCTAAAGCCAGAGCTCTGGAACTCGCGAGAGCTCAGCCCGATATCTCAGACTTGGATCTGATAGAGCGGGTTACATGCAAGACAGGATACAGGATACCGGGTAATGGGAAGAGGGTAGCAGTGATAGACCTGGGAGTGAAGCGGAACATAATAGAGAGCTTGAGGAAACGTGATTTTGACATCTTCGTCTTTCCTGCTACTGTAAAGAAATCGGAGATAGTGAATTTGGAGCCTGATGCTTTATTACTCTCTAACGGACCTGGCGACCCAAAGCGGGCAAAGAGTGCGATGAGCGTGGTGAAAGAGCTCGCGGGTACAATCCCTATCTTCGGGATATGTCTCGGACTGCAGGTAATTGCTCTTGCTCTGGGTTGCGACACGTATAAATTAAAATTCGGGCACAGGGGTGCGAATCAGCCGGTGAAGGACCTTAGAACCGCTCGTGTATACATAACCGCGCAGAATCATGGATTCGCAGTTGATAAAGATTCGATGGACGGTATCGTAGAGCTGACGCAGATAAACGCCAATGACGGCACGGTAGAAGCTTTCGAGGAGTCCTATCTGGGTATTAAATGCGTCCAGTACCATCCAGAGGCGAGTCCAGGTCCATGGGATACCGAGAAGATATTCTTTGATGAACTCATGCGAGTGGGCAGATGA
- a CDS encoding tRNA pseudouridine(54/55) synthase Pus10, producing the protein MLRAELEKREIIDIAKKIIHESPGPICNHCLGRQFAKVSSDVSNERRGEVLKEILREVGEEIESGKCWLCNGLFENDNLDEWVRAALAKLKQYEYDTFLVGTKMSGMLMENEELMWEIAGALFAEPLKAELNREVGKRIEHETGKKVDFDTPEIVVILNLWSGDFNVELQVKPLFIYGRYRKYRRGIPQTRWFCRECHGKGCERCNFTGKMYAESVEELIKSSIIDVYGAKDVILHGCGREDIDARMLGSGRPFVVELREPKRRQRVDLRALEDKVNEENRAKLEVTNLEYVNREMVALIKNTSARKTYRMLVELRGAVTEAKLREAVQELDGAVIEQRTPSRVVHRRADLIRSRRIYEMKLLNYSGSTCELEVKCDGGLYVKELISGDKGRTRPNLSDLLGTGTGIEAEVKELDVIDVELDTNHEITVATR; encoded by the coding sequence ATGCTGAGGGCAGAGTTAGAGAAGAGGGAGATAATAGATATAGCTAAGAAGATAATACACGAGAGTCCAGGTCCCATCTGCAATCACTGCCTTGGTAGACAATTTGCAAAGGTCTCTTCTGACGTATCGAATGAGAGACGCGGTGAGGTATTGAAAGAGATACTAAGGGAGGTTGGTGAAGAGATAGAGAGTGGCAAATGCTGGCTGTGCAACGGTCTATTTGAGAATGACAATCTGGATGAATGGGTAAGAGCAGCACTGGCGAAGCTGAAACAGTATGAATACGATACTTTTCTGGTGGGTACGAAGATGAGCGGGATGCTCATGGAGAACGAGGAGTTGATGTGGGAGATAGCAGGAGCGCTATTTGCCGAGCCATTGAAAGCGGAGCTGAACAGAGAGGTGGGTAAGAGGATAGAGCATGAGACAGGGAAGAAGGTGGATTTTGATACGCCCGAAATTGTTGTGATATTGAACCTGTGGAGCGGTGATTTTAATGTTGAGTTACAGGTGAAGCCTCTGTTCATCTATGGGAGATACAGGAAGTACAGGCGGGGAATACCGCAGACGAGATGGTTTTGCCGTGAATGTCATGGTAAGGGCTGTGAGAGATGCAATTTCACCGGTAAGATGTATGCGGAATCGGTTGAGGAATTGATAAAAAGCTCTATTATAGATGTGTACGGAGCTAAGGATGTGATACTGCACGGTTGTGGAAGGGAGGATATAGATGCTCGAATGCTCGGCTCAGGTCGTCCGTTTGTGGTGGAGCTGAGAGAGCCGAAGCGGCGGCAGCGAGTGGATTTGCGAGCATTAGAAGATAAGGTGAACGAAGAGAACAGAGCCAAATTGGAAGTCACCAATCTCGAGTATGTAAATAGAGAGATGGTTGCACTGATAAAGAATACGAGTGCAAGGAAGACCTACCGAATGCTGGTAGAGCTAAGAGGAGCAGTGACCGAGGCGAAATTGAGAGAAGCGGTGCAAGAGCTTGATGGAGCAGTGATAGAGCAGAGGACACCTTCGAGGGTGGTGCATCGTAGAGCGGATTTGATACGCAGCAGGCGAATATATGAGATGAAATTGCTAAACTACAGTGGTTCTACATGCGAGCTGGAAGTGAAATGTGATGGAGGATTATACGTAAAGGAGTTAATATCAGGAGATAAAGGACGAACAAGACCGAACCTCAGCGATTTGCTGGGTACAGGTACAGGTATAGAAGCGGAAGTAAAGGAATTGGATGTGATAGATGTAGAACTGGACACGAATCATGAAATCACAGTGGCAACCAGATAA
- a CDS encoding cation:proton antiporter: protein MTFMVDLAIVTVSCLALGLASKYLRQAAIPAYIIAGIIFGKSGFNIISTEASYDLIQWLGNVGVILLMFYIGYEFRFNFRGIKEQGRLFAGCTDFGVNFIAGFALGLLIGFSLLEAFILASAVYITSSAIAISSLIENKRLIYPEAETVVWLMVFEDIILTILLVVLTSIKSGSIGKIPICLVTTLLLIIFTLILIRRLSNFISPLFERDDEIPILLIFALIFGFSAFAHLIGVLLHCHIPEVIVAFFLGSAVSGVKSSRKLFEATISFKHLFLTIFFFSFGMLSKFQFATLSSVHFILALLALLTISILAKFASGALIGKRLHGSLETGLRIGAYTTPRGEFSIVLLAVVIGPGPEMMSYELLVSLVVAYVIILSIVGSSFARHGDRIGRVIAQTINKLI, encoded by the coding sequence ATGACCTTTATGGTGGACTTAGCTATTGTAACGGTCTCCTGCTTAGCTCTTGGACTGGCATCGAAATATCTAAGACAAGCTGCAATCCCTGCGTACATAATCGCTGGAATAATCTTCGGGAAGAGCGGATTCAACATCATCTCTACTGAAGCGTCATACGACCTCATCCAATGGCTGGGTAATGTCGGTGTAATCCTCCTGATGTTCTACATTGGTTATGAGTTCAGGTTCAACTTCAGGGGCATAAAAGAGCAAGGGAGGCTTTTTGCAGGTTGCACAGACTTCGGTGTGAACTTCATCGCAGGATTTGCGCTCGGACTCCTCATTGGCTTTAGCCTATTAGAGGCGTTCATACTCGCATCTGCAGTTTACATTACCAGTTCTGCAATTGCCATCTCCTCGCTGATAGAGAACAAGAGGCTAATATATCCGGAAGCAGAGACCGTCGTGTGGCTGATGGTATTCGAGGACATAATACTGACAATCCTGCTTGTGGTGCTGACTTCCATTAAGTCCGGCAGCATCGGCAAGATCCCCATATGTTTAGTAACGACTTTGCTGCTCATTATATTCACCTTGATTCTCATCAGAAGGTTGAGCAACTTCATCTCACCTCTATTTGAGCGTGATGATGAGATACCAATACTGCTTATTTTCGCACTAATATTCGGATTTTCGGCATTTGCACATCTCATAGGTGTTTTGCTACACTGTCATATCCCCGAAGTGATTGTTGCGTTTTTTCTTGGATCTGCGGTTTCTGGAGTTAAATCTTCCAGGAAGCTCTTTGAAGCCACCATATCATTTAAGCACTTATTCCTCACCATTTTCTTCTTCTCCTTTGGAATGCTGTCCAAATTCCAATTTGCAACATTGTCCTCGGTACATTTTATCCTCGCACTTCTCGCACTCCTAACCATCTCCATTTTAGCAAAGTTCGCCAGTGGCGCACTTATTGGGAAGCGACTGCATGGTTCGCTGGAAACGGGATTAAGGATTGGGGCATACACAACGCCAAGGGGTGAGTTTTCAATTGTGCTGCTGGCTGTGGTAATCGGACCGGGACCGGAAATGATGAGTTATGAGCTTTTAGTCTCGCTTGTCGTGGCTTACGTAATTATTCTTTCAATCGTGGGCTCGAGCTTCGCCAGGCATGGTGATAGAATAGGCAGGGTAATTGCACAGACCATCAATAAATTGATTTAG
- a CDS encoding 4Fe-4S binding protein, which yields MKLQLRFPPHLHGVPNTAEVILETGAKMNIDRAYVDAVRGELIIDVPREKVDRVVELFKQKGVEVRRLVKLIAWNEDKCIHCGACISVCPSHVFKFDHTWRLNLDEEKCIKCDVCVRACPMGALASVSNQS from the coding sequence ATGAAATTGCAACTGCGGTTCCCGCCGCATTTACATGGCGTACCGAATACGGCGGAGGTAATACTTGAGACAGGAGCGAAAATGAATATAGACCGCGCGTATGTGGATGCAGTGCGAGGTGAACTTATCATTGATGTTCCTCGCGAGAAGGTGGACCGTGTAGTGGAACTATTCAAGCAAAAAGGTGTGGAAGTACGCAGATTAGTGAAACTGATCGCTTGGAATGAGGATAAATGTATCCATTGTGGCGCCTGTATCTCGGTTTGTCCATCGCATGTATTCAAGTTCGATCATACATGGCGGCTAAATCTGGATGAGGAGAAGTGTATCAAATGTGATGTGTGCGTAAGAGCATGCCCCATGGGCGCTCTGGCTTCCGTTAGCAATCAATCTTAA
- the mvk gene encoding mevalonate kinase, with protein sequence MKIRASVPAKVILFGEHFVVYNKRALATALNLRLTVEVSGRGKEKSGYHLYVENIPSFGFQLELAKGKGEGERKAQPFIDYEGASSAIAYVRGAIEYLEARYGIDGGVEIKIKSDIPLSAGLGSSAATSVATIAALRRYFGVDSDSNSGEQNPNLEEIREEAHHVEKAVQGNASPVDTAISTYGGYVLIENGKVKRLYLPEIDLIIGTIGCIPMSVSVERISELSLKTKKLVETVKTRREAFKKIFAHIANASDEITKDAIMALEQHDIYRLGSLMDINHGLLDAIGVVPRRLSELVKLSQELGAPGAKVTGAGGLEELGGAGSAMVLPPPGDSKELMKIKTAMALTGALTMVLKTNAKGLIVESV encoded by the coding sequence ATGAAGATAAGGGCATCAGTGCCTGCAAAGGTGATACTGTTTGGTGAGCACTTTGTAGTCTATAATAAACGGGCACTTGCAACCGCGTTAAACTTACGACTCACTGTTGAAGTCTCTGGTAGGGGTAAGGAGAAGAGTGGCTATCATCTCTACGTTGAGAATATACCCTCTTTCGGGTTCCAGCTGGAATTGGCAAAAGGAAAGGGTGAAGGAGAGAGGAAGGCACAGCCATTTATAGATTATGAAGGTGCATCAAGCGCTATTGCGTATGTCAGAGGAGCAATTGAGTATCTTGAAGCGAGATATGGTATAGATGGGGGTGTAGAAATAAAAATAAAATCTGATATCCCGCTTTCTGCCGGTTTGGGCTCTTCTGCTGCAACTTCTGTCGCCACCATCGCCGCACTCAGGAGATACTTTGGAGTGGATAGTGATAGTAATAGTGGAGAACAAAATCCAAATCTGGAAGAGATAAGAGAGGAGGCACACCATGTAGAGAAAGCGGTTCAGGGTAATGCCAGCCCTGTGGATACCGCTATTTCGACCTATGGGGGCTACGTACTGATAGAGAATGGCAAAGTGAAGCGTTTATATCTGCCAGAGATAGACCTGATTATAGGCACTATCGGCTGTATCCCGATGAGTGTGAGCGTTGAGCGAATATCAGAACTGAGTCTGAAGACGAAGAAGCTCGTTGAAACTGTTAAAACACGAAGAGAAGCATTTAAAAAGATATTTGCGCACATCGCCAACGCCTCTGATGAGATAACTAAAGATGCAATTATGGCACTGGAACAGCATGATATTTATCGCCTCGGTAGCTTGATGGATATAAATCATGGCTTGCTGGATGCCATAGGGGTCGTTCCTCGACGGTTAAGTGAGCTGGTGAAGCTATCACAGGAGTTGGGTGCACCTGGAGCGAAGGTGACAGGTGCAGGTGGTCTGGAGGAACTGGGTGGTGCAGGCTCTGCTATGGTACTGCCGCCGCCAGGCGACTCAAAGGAGTTGATGAAGATAAAAACGGCTATGGCTCTTACTGGCGCACTCACGATGGTTTTGAAGACGAACGCAAAAGGGTTGATTGTTGAATCAGTTTGA
- a CDS encoding tRNA (N(6)-L-threonylcarbamoyladenosine(37)-C(2))-methylthiotransferase → MNQFEMDDIIQHHGSRAGGDADAGVKVQVHIETFGCTANAGDTQKLRTILKRGGYQLVTDYNKDKADCVIVNTCTVTKRTELNVVKRLEELKKQGKQVIVAGCMAAAQPELVKSILGEDTIMITPEELYPIMDFNFEFDKSSSVVGIIPIAMGCSGECTYCIVKRARGRLKSQSPDRICRALKSAVAAGVKEIRITAQDCAAYGFDRMDTAVKLPELLQMLTEVEGDFRLRIGMMNPFTLLRIIDEHELLEAFESDKVFKFFHIPVQSGSDKVLSDMRRNYKAADFIEIVRRIRRRFHYCTICTDFIVGFPTEGEDDFQASMQLLEEIKPEKVNITRFSPRPGTEASKLKDMLARDKKIRSRIMSATYHRIALAANNQLLGAELPVLVTERGDKGGVIARDPSYKTIIIEEDLPPGSFHKVRVKDARSSYLVATVIS, encoded by the coding sequence TTGAATCAGTTTGAGATGGATGATATTATCCAGCATCATGGCTCAAGAGCAGGCGGAGATGCAGATGCAGGAGTAAAAGTCCAGGTCCACATAGAAACCTTTGGCTGCACTGCAAATGCCGGTGATACGCAGAAGCTGCGTACTATATTGAAGAGGGGTGGATATCAACTGGTAACAGACTATAACAAAGATAAAGCCGATTGTGTCATCGTGAACACATGCACAGTGACGAAGCGGACGGAACTGAACGTGGTGAAGCGGCTGGAGGAACTGAAGAAGCAGGGCAAGCAGGTAATCGTAGCTGGCTGTATGGCTGCGGCACAGCCTGAACTGGTGAAGAGCATTCTGGGTGAGGATACAATCATGATAACGCCCGAAGAGCTATATCCAATTATGGATTTTAATTTTGAATTTGATAAAAGCTCCTCTGTGGTTGGTATAATCCCGATAGCAATGGGCTGTTCTGGAGAATGCACCTATTGCATTGTGAAAAGAGCGAGAGGGAGACTGAAGAGCCAGAGTCCTGATAGGATATGCAGAGCCTTAAAGTCCGCGGTGGCGGCTGGTGTAAAAGAAATAAGAATAACCGCCCAGGATTGCGCCGCTTACGGGTTCGATCGCATGGATACGGCTGTGAAACTACCCGAGCTACTGCAGATGCTGACCGAAGTAGAAGGTGATTTTAGACTTCGTATAGGTATGATGAATCCTTTCACACTACTCCGCATCATAGACGAGCACGAGCTCCTTGAGGCTTTTGAATCCGATAAGGTGTTCAAATTCTTTCATATACCGGTTCAGTCGGGCTCTGATAAGGTGCTAAGCGATATGCGCAGGAATTACAAGGCCGCTGACTTTATAGAGATAGTGAGGAGAATAAGGAGGCGATTCCATTACTGCACCATCTGTACAGATTTTATTGTTGGGTTTCCAACAGAAGGTGAGGACGATTTCCAGGCATCAATGCAGCTACTGGAGGAAATAAAGCCGGAGAAGGTGAACATTACGCGATTCTCACCACGACCAGGGACAGAAGCATCGAAGCTTAAGGACATGCTGGCTCGCGATAAGAAGATAAGGTCACGAATAATGTCAGCCACTTATCACAGGATAGCACTTGCAGCTAATAATCAATTGTTAGGAGCGGAACTACCGGTTCTGGTTACGGAACGTGGAGATAAAGGCGGTGTAATCGCCCGTGACCCATCTTATAAGACGATAATAATAGAGGAGGATTTGCCGCCCGGTTCCTTCCATAAAGTACGGGTTAAGGATGCAAGGAGCTCTTATCTGGTTGCCACTGTGATTTCATGA